One Spinacia oleracea cultivar Varoflay chromosome 4, BTI_SOV_V1, whole genome shotgun sequence DNA segment encodes these proteins:
- the LOC130472085 gene encoding uncharacterized protein, with amino-acid sequence MKTTGSGPKDKGKGIMPTNRQGGSQIRNEQLGYIDLAIWMGGKFVFNKGETDYVGGKLYTRLTVWLHELTVFSLRELVMKGMSGTIGRIIENFSVWFRLHGMNLTKGRKIIHTHEDIGRLLETKDGSNRVILYIIEESKPAFIYPSVTYQTANFKPPRPLKQATQSNPSGP; translated from the exons ATGAAAACGACAGGAAGTGGTCCAAAGGATAAGGGAAAGGGGATAATGCCAACGAACCGACAAGGTGGATCCCAAATCAG GAATGAGCAGTTGGGTTACATTGATCTTGCAATATGGATGGGGGGAAAGTTTGTTTTCAATAAGGGGGAAACTGATTATGTTGGTGGGAAGTTGTATACTAGATTGACAGTGTGGTTGCATGAGTTAACTGTTTTTAGTTTGAGGGAGCTTGTAATGAAAGGGATGAGTGGAACTATAGGGAGGATTATTGAGAATTTCAGTGTATGGTTTAGGCTACATGGGATGAATTTGACTAAGGGTAGGAAGATTATACACACTCATGAAGATATAGGGAGGTTATTGGAGACAAAAGATGGGTCTAACAGGGTGATTTTGTACATTATTGAGGAATCCAAACCAGCTTTTATTTACCCATCTGTTACCTACCAAACTGCCAACTTTAAACCACCAAGACCACTGAAACAAGCTACACAAAGCAATCCTTCTGGGCCATAA
- the LOC110786222 gene encoding organic cation/carnitine transporter 7-like: MTNGSGTYSVDDALVKVGFGKYQYFVLAYAGMGWIAEAMEMMILSFIGPAVKVEWKLSSTEESLITTIVFAGMLVGAYSWGLVSDKFGRRKGYMFSAILTAAAGCLSAASPNYVVLLVARCIVGGGVGAGPVLLTWFLEFVPAPSRGTWLVLFQAFWTVGSITEAALAWVVMPRLGWRWLLGLSALPSFILLVFYLITPESPRYLCFKGKKDQAFQVLAKIAKVNGKELPTGILLTDMELEFQDQTTPAQDNVVPKNCKDSEMSIVKSFMLLLSPNLARTTLLLWFVFFADSLAYYGLVLLTTQLNNTNIVCNSLGHHQQSHSAGAGAGINYKDVFITSIAELPGLVAVGLLIDRLGRKISMAVMLVVCFAFLIPLVVPRSETITTVLMFGSRASIMGTWTTAFIFAPEIYPTSVRNTGLGTASSMARIGGMVSPVVAVALVQGCHQKTAVLFFCGVVVAAAVAVLLIPYETKGRELADTMGSSKHSRKKAHKPDSDVQLSPTVDNA, encoded by the exons ATGACGAATGGAAGTGGAACATATAGTGTGGACGATGCACTAGTGAAAGTGGGGTTTGGAAAATACCAATACTTTGTACTTGCGTACGCCGGAATGGGATGGATAGCAGAAGCAATGGAGATGATGATATTATCATTCATAGGACCAGCTGTTAAAGTTGAATGGAAGCTTAGTTCTACTGAGGAGAGTCTCATAACAACCATTGTATTTGCAGGTATGCTCGTTGGAGCATATTCTTGGGGTCTTGTTTCTGATAAATTTGGAAGAAGAAAAGGGTATATGTTCTCAGCAATATTAACTGCTGCAGCTGGCTGTCTAAGTGCAGCTTCTCCAAACTATGTTGTTTTGCTTGTTGCTCGATGTATTGTAGGTGGTGGCGTGGGTGCTGGTCCAGTATTATTAACCTGGTTTTTAGAGTTTGTACCTGCACCTAGCCGTGGTACTTGGTTGGTCCTTTTtcaagctttttggactgttggTTCTATTACTGAGGCCGCCTTGGCGTGGGTTGTTATGCCCAGGTTGGGATGGAGGTGGCTGTTGGGTCTATCAGCCTTGCCCTCATTCATTTTACTAGTATTCTACCTTATTACGCCTGAGTCACCGAGGTATTTGTGTTTCAAAGGTAAAAAAGACCAAGCTTTTCAAGTCTTGGCAAAAATAGCTAAAGTTAATGGCAAAGAATTACCCACTGGTATTCTTCTCACTGATATGGAACTAGAATTCCAAGACCAGACTACTCCAGCTCAAGATAACGTTGTACCTAAAAATTGCAAGGATTCAGAAATGAGCATAGTAAAATCATTTATGTTGCTCCTTTCACCAAATCTAGCCCGTACAACTTTGCTCCTTTGGTTCGTCTTCTTTGCAGATTCCTTAGCTTACTATGGCCTCGTCTTGCTTACAACTCAGCTCAACAATACAAACATTGTATGCAATTCTTTGGGACACCATCAACAGTCACATAGTGCTGGTGCTGGTGCTGGTATCAACTATAAGGATGTCTTTATCACTAGTATTGCTG aacTTCCTGGGCTTGTTGCTGTTGGACTCTTAATTGATCGACTTGGGCGTAAGATATCAATGGCAGTGATGCTTGTTGTATGTTTTGCATTCTTGATACCTTTGGTAGTCCCACGGTCAGAAACTATTACAACCGTTCTTATGTTTGGTTCTCGAGCATCTATTATGGGAACCTGGACAACTGCTTTCATATTTGCTCCTGag atATACCCAACATCGGTGAGAAATACTGGGCTTGGGACAGCAAGTTCAATGGCAAGAATTGGTGGGATGGTTAGCCCAGTGGTGGCAGTAGCCTTAGTACAAGGATGTCATCAAAAGACAGCTGTGTTGTTTTTCTGTGGGGTGGTGGTGGCTGCAGCagttgcagttttgctgattcCGTATGAAACAAAAGGTCGTGAATTGGCTGATACAATGGGTAGTTCTAAGCACAGTAGAAAGAAAGCACACAAACCAGACTCGGATGTGCAGTTATCACCTACTGTGGATAATGCATAG